In a genomic window of Arthrobacter woluwensis:
- a CDS encoding alpha/beta hydrolase translates to MEFWKPVLDTVIITPSFLLFWTVISLVLLAFLLLKKWRFRWFVLAVASVAVGAALGLGILWYCVYVDNTFGEPLLPDVWFWFPAALAAILLAVVNLRGGRWWRSVTAVISVLVFVATAAFQINASYGLNPTLGSLLNINTASPVHIAPKADWREYNPKEPLYKTWVAPVGMPTQGLRGKTPVQIPARYSGFPARWASLYLPPAARVKNPPLLPFVLMMMGQPGSPSPIGIGDVADAFAKKHHGLAPIVLIVDQLGDPTQDPLCLDGPLGKVETYVMKDVLPWARANLPIMQDRKHWSFLGYSNGGVCASYFATKYPQDFSSFISVSGEEFQGSEKPAQTLATFFNGNQAAYDAVKPRNIMLAHGRYTDMTAIYTAGSKDPAYTAAAHRSIATARQVGIKSQFFSVPGAGHVGKAFGGGASAAFGALYPLWGLSPS, encoded by the coding sequence GTGGAATTCTGGAAACCGGTGCTGGACACGGTGATCATCACCCCGAGTTTCCTCCTTTTCTGGACGGTCATCAGCCTTGTCCTGCTCGCTTTCCTGCTGCTGAAGAAGTGGCGTTTCCGATGGTTCGTACTGGCCGTGGCCTCCGTGGCCGTGGGCGCCGCCCTGGGGTTGGGCATCCTCTGGTACTGCGTCTACGTGGACAACACCTTCGGTGAGCCTCTGCTTCCCGACGTCTGGTTCTGGTTCCCGGCGGCCCTGGCCGCGATCCTGCTGGCCGTGGTGAACCTGCGCGGCGGCCGCTGGTGGCGCAGCGTCACGGCGGTGATCTCGGTGCTCGTCTTCGTCGCGACGGCGGCCTTCCAGATCAATGCGTCGTACGGGCTGAACCCCACGCTCGGTTCCCTGCTGAACATCAACACCGCCAGCCCGGTCCACATCGCACCGAAGGCGGACTGGCGGGAGTACAACCCGAAGGAACCGCTCTACAAGACCTGGGTGGCGCCCGTCGGCATGCCCACTCAGGGCCTCCGGGGCAAGACGCCCGTCCAGATCCCGGCCCGGTACTCCGGGTTCCCGGCCCGGTGGGCGAGCCTCTACCTTCCCCCGGCCGCACGCGTGAAGAATCCGCCGCTGCTGCCCTTCGTCCTCATGATGATGGGCCAGCCGGGCAGCCCCAGCCCGATCGGCATCGGAGACGTGGCCGACGCGTTCGCCAAGAAGCACCACGGTCTGGCGCCGATCGTCCTGATCGTGGACCAACTGGGGGACCCCACGCAGGATCCGCTGTGCCTCGACGGCCCGCTCGGCAAGGTCGAGACGTACGTGATGAAGGACGTGCTGCCGTGGGCACGTGCCAATCTGCCCATCATGCAGGACCGGAAGCACTGGAGTTTCCTGGGCTATTCCAACGGCGGTGTCTGCGCCAGCTACTTCGCCACGAAGTATCCGCAGGACTTCAGCAGCTTCATCTCCGTGTCCGGGGAGGAATTCCAGGGCTCGGAGAAGCCCGCCCAGACCCTGGCCACGTTCTTCAATGGCAATCAGGCGGCGTACGACGCCGTCAAACCGCGCAACATCATGCTGGCCCATGGCCGCTACACGGACATGACCGCCATCTACACCGCCGGCAGCAAGGACCCCGCCTACACGGCGGCGGCACACCGCTCGATCGCGACCGCGCGGCAGGTGGGGATCAAGAGCCAGTTCTTCTCCGTGCCCGGGGCCGGGCACGTGGGGAAGGCCTTCGGCGGGGGCGCCTCCGCGGCGTTCGGCGCTCTGTATCCTCTCTGGGGGCTGTCCCCGTCATGA
- a CDS encoding phosphatidylglycerol lysyltransferase domain-containing protein — protein sequence MNDEQPPAPEAAPHGAGAAAEAVTQPPTGRLRNTKEWLDGFFRRIPFSFLMAAVFLTTSILSWTVLHGDSNAVKATWGLGVDTTLDAGQWWTPLSALLIPQDVTATVVAILGSVLLLGLAERTMGTRKAALAFFVTGLIAGTLGVLLQWLGTLTWEWWSTGASTAVTVDPLTGVIGAIAAATASMGPLWRRRIRVVLFAFMLIFVLYSGDPEDLYRLVAVLIGLPLGVLLAPRSKPLTVKVPHSSHRETRTLVAAVVLVTAIGPIVAFLGSTDLTPFAFGSYLFMNDPIDPSTLTAVCRGDMPITRQCIRQLARLGSQGPGMYVMSFVPVILLGLAAWGLYRGRRFGWWLAVSVNSAILLFAPGSFGVVRVIAQGGSGSHRPFDASELVIWVVTAALVPVGSLIMLVATRKHFGIRAPRGAVRRFWLALATGFVVLTAAYIFSALANLAAIVPHTNPLQVILEAPRRFIPPHFVGRPTHVVMPRHSAVSWAYQWCGPVFWVFFAGLVVWVLSRSPRLATAHDADAFRALLRRHGGGSLGHMGTWEGNTPWFTKDGEGALPYRVVNGNAIALGDPVCAPQRAEETLREYLAFCDEHNWTPVFYSIHPQYLPVFEDLGWHHMSVGEETVVHTADFTMKGKHWQSVRTALNKAVREGKTTVWTTWAELPFAATSEIAAISEAWVAESELPEMGFTLGGLDELRDPEVKLMLALAEDGRIEAVTSWMPMYQDGEIIGWTLDFMRRSPESFNGVMEFLIASAALHMRDEGCLYMSLSGAPLATKPTAPGAEEPEEVAGMDAFLAWLSRTLEPAYGFSSLFRFKAKFHPEYVTLSMAYQDVLALPGIGVALGKAYLPDVSTREALALARSLGRKD from the coding sequence ATGAACGATGAGCAGCCACCGGCGCCGGAGGCTGCCCCGCACGGAGCGGGCGCCGCAGCGGAGGCCGTGACTCAGCCACCCACCGGCCGGCTGAGGAACACCAAGGAGTGGCTCGACGGCTTCTTCCGCCGCATCCCCTTCTCCTTCCTCATGGCCGCGGTCTTCCTGACGACCAGCATCCTCAGCTGGACGGTGCTCCACGGGGATTCCAACGCGGTCAAGGCCACCTGGGGTCTCGGCGTGGACACGACCCTGGACGCCGGTCAGTGGTGGACGCCCCTGTCCGCCCTGCTCATTCCGCAGGACGTCACGGCCACGGTGGTGGCGATCCTGGGTTCGGTGCTGCTCCTCGGCTTGGCCGAACGGACCATGGGCACCCGGAAGGCTGCGCTCGCGTTCTTCGTGACGGGCCTGATCGCCGGCACCCTGGGCGTGCTGCTGCAGTGGCTCGGCACCTTGACCTGGGAATGGTGGTCCACCGGGGCGTCCACCGCGGTCACGGTGGATCCGCTCACCGGGGTGATCGGCGCCATCGCCGCCGCCACGGCGTCGATGGGCCCGCTCTGGCGCCGCCGCATCCGGGTGGTGCTGTTCGCCTTCATGCTGATCTTCGTCCTGTACTCGGGCGACCCGGAGGACCTGTACCGCTTGGTGGCGGTCCTCATCGGTCTGCCGCTCGGGGTTCTTCTGGCTCCCCGCAGCAAGCCCCTCACGGTCAAGGTGCCTCACAGCTCCCACCGCGAGACGCGCACCCTGGTGGCCGCCGTCGTGCTTGTCACGGCGATCGGTCCGATCGTGGCATTCCTCGGAAGCACGGATCTGACGCCGTTCGCGTTCGGGTCCTACCTCTTCATGAACGACCCGATCGACCCCTCGACCCTCACCGCCGTCTGCCGCGGCGACATGCCGATCACCCGGCAGTGCATCCGGCAGCTGGCGCGGCTCGGCTCGCAGGGACCCGGGATGTACGTCATGTCGTTCGTCCCGGTGATCCTGCTGGGACTCGCGGCCTGGGGCCTGTACCGGGGCCGCCGTTTCGGCTGGTGGCTGGCCGTGAGCGTCAACTCCGCCATCCTGCTTTTCGCGCCGGGCTCGTTCGGCGTGGTCCGCGTGATCGCCCAGGGCGGTTCAGGGTCGCACCGGCCGTTCGACGCCTCCGAGCTCGTCATCTGGGTGGTCACGGCGGCACTGGTGCCGGTCGGGTCCCTGATCATGCTGGTCGCCACCCGGAAGCACTTCGGCATCCGGGCGCCCCGCGGCGCGGTGCGCCGATTCTGGCTGGCGCTCGCCACGGGATTCGTCGTGCTGACCGCCGCCTACATCTTCTCCGCGCTGGCCAACCTCGCGGCGATCGTGCCGCACACCAACCCCCTGCAGGTCATCCTGGAGGCGCCCCGCCGGTTCATCCCCCCGCATTTCGTGGGGCGGCCCACGCACGTCGTCATGCCGCGGCACTCCGCCGTCAGCTGGGCCTACCAGTGGTGCGGGCCCGTCTTCTGGGTGTTCTTCGCCGGCCTGGTGGTGTGGGTCCTCTCGAGGTCGCCACGACTGGCCACGGCGCACGACGCCGACGCCTTCCGTGCGCTGCTGCGGCGCCACGGCGGCGGCTCGCTGGGCCACATGGGAACCTGGGAGGGCAACACCCCGTGGTTCACCAAGGACGGCGAAGGGGCTCTCCCGTACCGGGTGGTGAACGGCAACGCGATCGCCCTGGGGGACCCCGTGTGCGCTCCGCAGCGAGCCGAGGAGACCCTGCGGGAGTATCTGGCGTTCTGCGACGAACACAACTGGACCCCGGTGTTCTATTCGATCCACCCGCAGTACCTCCCCGTGTTCGAGGACCTCGGCTGGCATCACATGTCGGTGGGTGAGGAGACCGTCGTCCACACGGCCGACTTCACGATGAAGGGCAAGCACTGGCAGAGCGTCCGCACGGCGCTCAACAAGGCCGTCCGCGAGGGCAAGACCACGGTCTGGACCACCTGGGCCGAGCTGCCGTTCGCCGCCACGTCGGAGATCGCCGCGATCTCCGAGGCGTGGGTCGCCGAGAGCGAGCTGCCGGAGATGGGCTTCACCCTCGGTGGGCTCGACGAACTCCGGGATCCCGAGGTCAAGCTCATGCTGGCCCTCGCCGAGGACGGCCGGATCGAAGCCGTGACGTCCTGGATGCCCATGTACCAGGACGGCGAGATCATCGGCTGGACGCTCGACTTCATGCGGCGCTCGCCGGAGTCGTTCAACGGCGTCATGGAGTTCCTGATCGCCTCCGCGGCGCTTCACATGCGGGACGAGGGGTGCCTCTACATGAGCCTGTCCGGCGCCCCCTTGGCCACCAAGCCGACCGCGCCCGGCGCCGAGGAGCCGGAGGAGGTGGCCGGCATGGACGCCTTCCTCGCCTGGCTGTCCCGGACCCTGGAACCGGCGTACGGGTTCAGTTCGCTGTTCCGCTTCAAGGCCAAGTTCCACCCCGAGTACGTCACGCTGTCCATGGCTTACCAGGACGTGCTGGCGCTGCCGGGGATCGGTGTGGCGCTGGGCAAGGCCTATCTGCCCGACGTCTCGACCCGCGAGGCCTTGGCCCTGGCCAGGAGTCTGGGCCGGAAGGACTGA
- a CDS encoding MFS transporter has translation MNSHSTVPRGDVLIQELPWRWRVQGRIFLIGGLGFMFDAWDVTLNGILIPLVGKEWGLGPADAAWVGTANLVGMALGAFLWGTIADTLGRKKAFTATLLMFSLFTVAGALAPDFAWFCAFRFLAGFGLGGCIPVDYALVGEFTPARHRGRVLTAMDAWWPLGAALCGVISAWLVGTWHDWRLTMLVMVLPAFLVFWIRRGVPESPLFLVNKGRNREAAAVIDRLVRDTGASARPYTLPEARPLSRLTARGVWDQLAALWRFDWRITATSWALFLTILLVYYLSLTWMPKILIGAGFADFRAFLTTAGMAAVGLLGVLVAALLVERVGRRWILGVTGPLSGLLLVVVSFSLGDPVLAVLWLLAFGFVVQIAIPVLYTYVSELYPTSLRASGFGWASTISRLGAGFGPLLFAGYFWPQWGLANTFLAATLLVVLAVAAMARVAPETASRQLG, from the coding sequence ATGAACAGCCACTCCACCGTCCCCCGTGGTGATGTGCTCATCCAGGAACTGCCCTGGCGCTGGCGCGTGCAAGGGAGGATCTTCCTCATCGGCGGGCTCGGCTTCATGTTCGATGCCTGGGACGTCACCCTCAACGGCATCCTCATACCCCTGGTCGGGAAGGAATGGGGTCTCGGCCCGGCGGACGCCGCCTGGGTCGGGACGGCGAACCTGGTGGGCATGGCCCTGGGCGCGTTCCTCTGGGGCACCATCGCGGACACCCTGGGCCGGAAGAAGGCCTTCACGGCCACGCTCCTGATGTTCTCCCTCTTCACGGTCGCCGGCGCGCTGGCCCCGGACTTCGCCTGGTTCTGCGCGTTCCGTTTCCTGGCCGGCTTCGGGCTGGGCGGCTGCATCCCGGTCGACTACGCGCTCGTGGGAGAGTTCACGCCCGCCAGACATCGTGGCCGGGTGCTCACCGCGATGGACGCCTGGTGGCCGTTGGGCGCGGCGCTGTGCGGTGTGATCTCCGCGTGGCTCGTGGGCACCTGGCACGACTGGCGGCTCACCATGCTGGTCATGGTCCTCCCCGCGTTCCTGGTGTTCTGGATCCGGCGCGGCGTGCCGGAATCCCCGCTCTTCCTCGTGAACAAAGGACGCAACCGGGAGGCGGCCGCCGTCATCGACCGGCTGGTGCGGGACACCGGCGCCTCGGCACGTCCCTACACCCTGCCCGAAGCGCGGCCGCTTTCCCGCCTCACGGCCCGCGGCGTCTGGGACCAGCTCGCCGCGCTCTGGCGCTTCGACTGGCGCATCACCGCCACGTCGTGGGCCCTCTTCCTGACGATCCTGCTGGTGTACTACCTCTCCCTGACGTGGATGCCCAAGATCCTGATCGGCGCGGGCTTCGCGGACTTCCGGGCCTTCCTCACGACCGCCGGAATGGCCGCAGTGGGTCTTCTGGGGGTGCTCGTGGCCGCACTCCTGGTGGAACGGGTGGGCCGGCGCTGGATCCTCGGCGTCACCGGCCCGCTCTCCGGGCTGCTGCTGGTCGTGGTGTCGTTCTCGCTCGGCGACCCGGTGCTCGCGGTCCTGTGGCTCCTGGCTTTCGGGTTCGTGGTCCAGATCGCGATCCCCGTGCTGTACACCTACGTGTCCGAGCTGTACCCGACCTCCCTGCGCGCGAGCGGCTTCGGCTGGGCCTCCACCATCTCGCGGCTCGGAGCCGGTTTCGGGCCGCTGCTCTTCGCCGGGTACTTCTGGCCGCAATGGGGGCTGGCGAACACCTTCCTGGCCGCGACGCTCCTCGTGGTGCTGGCTGTCGCGGCGATGGCGCGCGTCGCGCCGGAGACGGCCTCCCGGCAGCTGGGCTGA
- the murQ gene encoding N-acetylmuramic acid 6-phosphate etherase, with amino-acid sequence MTSQPESQDSLAELRAQLQGLSTEAANPELGSIDTMSTAELVTAMNGQDALVAAAVERELDSVAAAVDGVYAKLAAGGRLIYIGAGTAGRVGVLDASECPPTYGTDPAMVVGVIAGGPRAIRDAVENAEDDAEAGAADLAALSVGAGDAVVGISASGRTPYVVGALEAARAAGAFTVGLACNRNSVIGATAEVAIDVEVGPEFVAGSTRLKSGTAQKLVVNMISTLSMVKLGKTYGNMMVDLRATNAKLRARSQRTVLQATGCSVEEASQALDAADGSVKLAILMVLTGLDAAAGRAALDATGGRLRQAVAQAS; translated from the coding sequence GTGACCAGCCAGCCTGAATCCCAGGATTCCCTCGCGGAACTCCGCGCCCAGCTCCAGGGCCTGTCCACGGAGGCGGCCAATCCTGAGCTGGGTTCCATCGACACCATGAGCACGGCGGAACTCGTGACGGCGATGAACGGCCAGGACGCCCTCGTGGCCGCCGCCGTGGAGCGCGAGCTGGACTCGGTGGCCGCCGCCGTCGACGGGGTGTACGCCAAGCTCGCCGCCGGTGGACGGCTGATCTACATCGGCGCGGGCACCGCCGGACGCGTCGGCGTCCTGGACGCCAGCGAGTGCCCTCCCACCTACGGCACGGATCCGGCCATGGTGGTCGGCGTGATCGCGGGCGGCCCCCGCGCCATCCGTGACGCCGTGGAGAACGCGGAGGACGACGCCGAAGCCGGTGCCGCTGACCTGGCTGCCCTCTCGGTGGGGGCCGGGGACGCCGTGGTCGGCATCTCCGCATCGGGCCGGACCCCGTACGTGGTCGGCGCGCTGGAGGCCGCACGGGCTGCGGGCGCCTTCACGGTGGGCCTGGCTTGCAACAGGAATTCGGTCATCGGCGCCACCGCGGAGGTGGCGATCGACGTGGAGGTCGGGCCGGAATTCGTGGCCGGGTCCACGCGGCTCAAGTCCGGCACCGCCCAGAAGCTCGTGGTCAACATGATCAGCACCCTGAGCATGGTCAAGCTCGGCAAAACCTACGGCAACATGATGGTGGACCTCCGGGCCACCAACGCCAAGCTCCGCGCCCGGTCCCAACGGACCGTGCTGCAGGCCACCGGCTGCTCCGTGGAGGAGGCGTCCCAGGCACTGGACGCCGCCGACGGGTCGGTGAAGCTGGCCATCCTCATGGTGCTGACAGGCCTCGACGCCGCCGCCGGCCGGGCAGCGCTGGACGCCACCGGCGGGCGGCTCCGCCAGGCCGTCGCGCAGGCCTCCTGA
- a CDS encoding N-acetylglucosamine kinase — MASDEAGSRELAHRLAGHFSVPAAVISDATAAHLGAFGSSPGAAVIIGTGAVVFRFDDEGTLHRADGWGPLLGDRGSGRWIGQEGLSAVLEELDGGPATLLSDPDGLPVPVLDLPGWLGSVSNPYRAMGSFTPRVLDAAAAGDTVALGIVDRACAHVARSVGRALASGPASHAGDPSRRVALLGGVSESPLFRDRLTSALKGIQATVVPALGTGLDGAALATQPDLLQERYIYRDQPA, encoded by the coding sequence GTGGCCTCGGACGAAGCCGGCTCCCGCGAGCTCGCCCACCGCCTGGCCGGGCACTTCTCCGTCCCGGCGGCCGTCATCTCCGACGCCACCGCGGCCCACCTGGGAGCCTTCGGGTCCTCCCCCGGCGCGGCCGTGATCATCGGCACCGGGGCCGTGGTCTTCCGCTTCGACGACGAGGGCACACTGCATCGCGCCGACGGCTGGGGCCCGCTGCTCGGCGACCGGGGCAGCGGCCGCTGGATCGGCCAGGAGGGCCTGTCCGCCGTGCTCGAGGAACTCGACGGCGGCCCCGCCACCCTCCTCTCCGACCCGGACGGCCTCCCCGTCCCCGTCCTCGATCTGCCCGGGTGGCTCGGATCTGTGAGCAATCCGTACCGCGCCATGGGGTCCTTCACGCCCCGAGTCCTCGACGCCGCCGCGGCGGGCGACACGGTCGCACTCGGCATCGTGGACCGCGCGTGCGCCCACGTCGCCCGGTCCGTGGGACGCGCTCTCGCCTCCGGACCGGCCAGCCATGCCGGGGATCCTTCCCGTCGCGTCGCCCTGCTGGGCGGCGTGAGCGAGTCACCCCTGTTCCGGGACCGCCTCACCTCGGCCCTCAAGGGCATCCAGGCCACCGTCGTCCCAGCGCTCGGGACCGGCCTCGACGGCGCCGCGCTCGCCACCCAGCCGGATCTCCTCCAGGAAAGGTACATCTACCGTGACCAGCCAGCCTGA
- the purH gene encoding bifunctional phosphoribosylaminoimidazolecarboxamide formyltransferase/IMP cyclohydrolase — protein MSVTQLDRVPIRRALISVYDKTGLEDLARGLHAAGVALVSTGSTAKKIAALGIPVTEVEQVTGSPEMLDGRVKTLHPRIHGGILADRRVPAHMDTLTEMEIETFDLVVVNLYPFVETVKSGAALDDVVEQIDIGGPAMVRSAAKNHAAVAIVTDPGFYPQVIAAAAEGGFSLKQRRVLAARAFAHTASYDNAVASWTATQFLDEDGDGVIDWPAYAGVSLERSEVLRYGENPHQQAALYVDKAAPAGIAQADQLHGKAMSYNNFVDADAALRAAFDFAEPAVAIIKHANPCGVAVATPGVEDPIADAHRKAHACDPVSAYGGVVAANRAVSKGMAETLAGIFTEVVIAPSFDPEAVEILSKKKNIRLLALPDGYGRYPAELRQVSGGMLVQMSDVIDADGDDPANWTLASGEAADEKTLAELVFAWRAVRAAKSNAILLARDGGTVGIGMGQVNRVDSCRLAVERANTLGVAVESTVDAAGGASNVTAAEAPERARGAVAASDAFFPFADGLQILLAAGVRAVVQPGGSVRDEEVIEAAQAAGVTMYFTGSRHFFH, from the coding sequence GTGTCCGTCACGCAGCTTGACCGTGTTCCCATCCGCCGGGCCCTGATCTCGGTCTATGACAAGACCGGTCTGGAGGACCTGGCCCGTGGCCTGCACGCCGCAGGGGTGGCACTGGTCTCCACCGGCTCCACCGCCAAGAAGATCGCGGCCCTCGGGATCCCCGTCACCGAAGTGGAGCAGGTCACCGGCTCCCCGGAGATGCTGGACGGACGGGTCAAGACCCTCCACCCGCGCATCCACGGCGGCATCCTGGCCGACCGCCGCGTCCCGGCGCACATGGACACGCTGACCGAGATGGAGATCGAGACCTTCGATCTGGTGGTCGTGAACCTGTACCCCTTCGTCGAGACGGTCAAGTCCGGCGCCGCTCTCGACGACGTGGTGGAGCAGATCGACATCGGAGGCCCCGCCATGGTGCGCTCCGCCGCGAAGAACCACGCCGCCGTCGCGATCGTGACGGACCCCGGCTTCTACCCACAGGTGATCGCCGCCGCGGCCGAAGGCGGCTTCAGCCTCAAGCAGCGCCGCGTCCTGGCGGCCCGCGCCTTCGCCCACACCGCCAGTTACGACAACGCCGTGGCCAGCTGGACCGCCACGCAGTTCCTGGACGAGGACGGCGACGGCGTCATCGACTGGCCCGCCTACGCCGGCGTCTCGCTCGAGCGCTCCGAGGTGCTCCGCTACGGCGAGAATCCGCACCAGCAGGCCGCCCTCTACGTGGACAAGGCCGCCCCGGCCGGCATCGCCCAGGCCGACCAGCTGCACGGCAAGGCCATGAGCTACAACAACTTCGTGGACGCCGACGCCGCGCTGCGCGCCGCTTTCGACTTCGCCGAGCCGGCCGTGGCCATCATCAAGCACGCCAACCCGTGCGGTGTGGCCGTGGCGACCCCGGGCGTCGAGGACCCGATCGCCGACGCCCACCGCAAGGCCCACGCCTGCGACCCCGTCTCCGCGTACGGTGGGGTCGTCGCCGCCAACCGCGCCGTGTCCAAGGGCATGGCCGAGACCCTGGCCGGGATCTTCACCGAGGTCGTCATCGCGCCCTCCTTCGATCCCGAGGCCGTCGAGATCCTCTCCAAGAAGAAGAACATCCGTCTCCTGGCCCTGCCGGACGGCTACGGCCGCTACCCAGCCGAGTTGCGCCAGGTCTCCGGTGGCATGCTCGTCCAGATGTCCGATGTGATCGACGCCGACGGTGACGACCCCGCGAACTGGACCCTCGCCAGCGGTGAGGCCGCGGACGAGAAGACGCTCGCCGAGCTGGTCTTCGCCTGGCGCGCCGTCCGGGCCGCCAAGTCGAACGCCATCCTGCTCGCCCGCGACGGCGGCACGGTCGGCATCGGCATGGGTCAGGTCAACCGTGTGGACTCCTGCCGTCTGGCCGTCGAGCGCGCGAACACGCTCGGCGTGGCGGTCGAATCCACGGTGGACGCCGCGGGTGGCGCCTCCAACGTGACCGCCGCTGAGGCCCCCGAGCGCGCCCGTGGCGCCGTGGCCGCTTCCGACGCCTTCTTCCCCTTCGCCGACGGTCTTCAGATCCTGCTGGCCGCCGGTGTCCGCGCCGTGGTCCAGCCCGGCGGTTCGGTGCGTGACGAAGAGGTCATCGAGGCGGCCCAGGCGGCCGGCGTGACCATGTACTTCACCGGTTCGCGCCACTTCTTCCACTGA
- a CDS encoding NADP-dependent isocitrate dehydrogenase has product MAKIIYTHTDEAPMLATHSFLPVVRAYASSAGVDIETRDISLSGRIISAFSDFLEEDQRIGDALAELGQLAKTPEANIIKLPNISASIPQLKAAIAELQGQGYALPDYPDNPSSDEETDIRSRYDKIKGSAVNPVLREGNSDRRAPLSVKTYARKNPHSMGAWSSDSKTNVATMGENDFRSNEKSVTLAKDDVLTIQEVFADGSVKVLLKDLKVLAGEVVDSTVLRAAALDEFLAGAVQRAKEEGVLFSAHLKATMMKVSDPIIFGHVVKAYFHELFEKYGEQLAAAELSPNNGLAAILAGIDELPEEIRDDVRGLITKALEEGPALAMVDSDKGITNLHVPSDVIVDASMPAMIRIGGHMWGPDGKEHDTLAVLPDSSYAGVYQAVIEDCRANGAYDPTTMGTVPNVGLMAQAAEEYGSHNKTFEIAKAGTVQVVSSDGTVLMEHSVEPGDIWRACQTKDVPVRDWVKLAVTRARASQTPAVFWLDESRAHDAQLIAKVNEYLKEHDTEGLDIRILTPEEATTFTVQRLRRGEDTISVTGNVLRDYLTDLFPILELGTSAKMLSVVPLINGGGLFETGAGGSAPKHVQQLVAEDYLRWDSLGEFFALVPSLELYAEQAGTPGAKVLADTLDRATGTFLLENKSPGRKLGTIDNRGSHFYLALYWAQELAAQKDDAALAEAFAPLAEALAAQEETIVSELLAVQGHPVELGGYYRPDEAKATTVMRPSATLNGLIDGFGA; this is encoded by the coding sequence ATGGCAAAGATCATCTACACCCACACTGACGAAGCGCCCATGCTCGCCACCCATTCCTTCCTTCCGGTGGTCCGGGCGTACGCCTCCAGCGCGGGTGTGGACATCGAGACCCGGGACATCTCCCTCTCCGGTCGCATCATCTCGGCGTTCAGCGACTTCCTCGAAGAAGACCAGCGGATCGGGGACGCCCTCGCCGAGCTGGGCCAGCTGGCCAAGACCCCGGAAGCGAACATCATCAAGCTTCCGAACATCTCCGCCTCCATCCCGCAGCTCAAGGCCGCCATCGCTGAGCTCCAGGGCCAGGGCTACGCACTTCCCGACTACCCGGACAACCCCTCCTCGGATGAGGAGACGGACATCCGCTCGCGCTACGACAAGATCAAGGGCTCCGCCGTGAACCCGGTCCTGCGTGAGGGCAACTCGGACCGTCGTGCGCCGCTGTCGGTGAAGACCTACGCCCGCAAGAACCCGCACTCCATGGGCGCCTGGTCCTCCGACTCCAAGACCAATGTGGCCACCATGGGTGAGAACGACTTCCGCTCCAACGAGAAGTCCGTGACCCTGGCCAAGGACGACGTCCTGACCATCCAGGAGGTGTTCGCGGACGGTTCCGTCAAGGTCCTCCTGAAGGACCTCAAGGTCCTGGCCGGCGAGGTCGTCGACTCCACCGTCCTGCGCGCCGCGGCCCTGGACGAGTTCCTGGCCGGCGCCGTGCAGCGCGCCAAGGAGGAAGGCGTCCTCTTCTCCGCCCACCTCAAGGCCACCATGATGAAGGTCTCCGACCCGATCATCTTCGGCCACGTGGTCAAGGCCTACTTCCACGAGCTCTTCGAGAAGTACGGCGAGCAGCTGGCCGCCGCCGAGCTCAGTCCGAACAACGGCCTGGCCGCCATCCTGGCCGGCATCGACGAGCTGCCCGAGGAGATCCGCGACGACGTCCGCGGCCTCATCACCAAAGCGCTCGAAGAGGGCCCGGCCCTCGCCATGGTCGACTCGGACAAGGGCATCACCAACCTGCACGTCCCGTCCGACGTGATCGTGGACGCCTCCATGCCGGCCATGATCCGCATCGGCGGCCACATGTGGGGCCCGGACGGCAAGGAGCACGATACCCTCGCGGTGCTGCCGGACTCCAGCTACGCCGGCGTCTACCAGGCCGTGATCGAGGACTGCCGTGCCAACGGCGCCTACGACCCCACCACCATGGGCACCGTCCCGAACGTCGGCCTCATGGCCCAGGCCGCCGAGGAGTACGGCAGCCACAACAAGACCTTCGAGATCGCCAAGGCCGGCACCGTCCAGGTCGTCTCCTCGGACGGCACCGTCCTCATGGAGCACTCCGTGGAGCCGGGCGACATCTGGCGCGCGTGTCAGACCAAGGACGTCCCGGTCCGCGACTGGGTCAAGCTGGCCGTCACCCGCGCCCGCGCCTCCCAGACCCCGGCCGTGTTCTGGCTGGACGAGAGCCGCGCCCACGACGCGCAGCTCATCGCGAAGGTCAACGAGTACCTCAAGGAGCACGACACCGAGGGCCTCGACATCCGCATCCTCACCCCGGAGGAAGCCACCACGTTCACCGTCCAGCGCCTGCGCCGCGGCGAGGACACCATCTCCGTGACTGGCAACGTGCTGCGTGACTACCTCACCGACCTGTTCCCGATCCTGGAACTGGGCACCTCCGCCAAGATGCTCTCCGTGGTGCCGCTCATCAACGGCGGCGGCCTGTTCGAGACCGGCGCCGGCGGTTCCGCCCCGAAGCACGTGCAGCAGCTCGTGGCCGAGGACTACCTGCGCTGGGACTCGCTCGGTGAGTTCTTCGCCCTGGTCCCGTCCCTGGAGCTCTACGCCGAGCAGGCCGGCACCCCGGGCGCCAAGGTCCTGGCCGACACCCTGGACCGCGCCACGGGCACCTTCCTGCTGGAGAACAAGTCCCCGGGCCGCAAGCTCGGAACCATCGACAACCGCGGTTCGCACTTCTACCTGGCCCTCTACTGGGCGCAGGAGCTCGCCGCGCAGAAGGACGACGCCGCTCTGGCCGAGGCCTTCGCGCCGCTGGCCGAGGCTCTCGCCGCCCAGGAGGAGACCATCGTCTCCGAGCTCCTGGCCGTGCAGGGCCACCCGGTCGAGCTGGGCGGCTACTACCGCCCGGACGAGGCCAAGGCCACCACGGTCATGCGTCCCTCGGCCACGCTCAACGGGCTGATCGACGGCTTCGGCGCCTAG